The Cyprinus carpio isolate SPL01 chromosome A3, ASM1834038v1, whole genome shotgun sequence genomic interval CCTTGTTTGGTTAATTTCATGAAAAATTCTGATGATATTGTATAAAGACAACACAAATCCACAAATCTCTTCATCCCCTCCCCTACACATTTCTGTTGTACCATCAGTGTTGTTCTATGGTTTTTATGCCAAACTCCTCTGACCCTCCCCTGTGTCTATAGAACAGATTGGGTCTCAGTGGGACCGTGTCACCTGGGGAGATACTTCCCCccctcctgacacacacacacacatgcaaacttaTACACATCCCAGCAGCCTGAccttcacatgctttcagataaGCAGTAATCAACACGTAAAACAGGAATgacaaacaagaataaaaatcTGTGCAAAATAGTACCTGGCACATCTAGGAAACATTACATAGCACCATTAGCACCATTAGCTGACCACATCATATTTGTGAATGTGAGTTTTTTTGAAAGTAGTGtcatcaaaaataacatttttataaaaaagttagCATACTTGGTtacaaaagagaaataaagagcCTGCTTTGAAATATAAGACAtctgatgtaaaaataaataaataaataaataaataaaaatcactgaagtacatatcatttttaaacaaaaattactttACAATAAATCATAGAATAAATCTCAGGTTATAATTCATCAAGCtgcaattttgtcaaattatttacTATGTGTGAAAATAGCATTTAGGTTGTGTATTTAGGATCATAAAGCTATGAAATTATCCTTTGCAAAACAAAAGAGTCAACCTTTTACTGTTTACAATATCATTTCCATCACAGACTGTCATTAACTCAATGTCGGTGGATAAAacgttaattattttaaagaaaaattacagTTCTTCTGTGAGGCATATGTTGGTCATTGTCAATAAAcagtgaaaagtgtgttttaagaccatttacttaattaaaacCAGAATGTCACAGGTCTGTAGCATAGCATCTATTGCTCACTGAAGAATGACTGAATGTGAAGAGTGCAGTGGAGAGATGGAGCAGGGGTGACAGAGGCAAAACTGCAggtgtgaggtgtgtgtttgCTAGCCTGCCAGGCTGAAGCAGTAGGAGAAGGAGACGCATTGCTGAGCTTTAAATGATTAATCAGCTGCTGATGCTTTCTCTAGAATATTATCAGGAACTCAGGGTCTCACAGCTAAAGATGAAAGGCAGAAATCCAAATCAGcagtttacttttaaaacaaacttttccACAGATACCATTCCTTTAGTTACACACCACACTTAAAAGGCACAGATTTAAGATTTCTAGTATGCGGACAAAACCacgttttattttaaaagttctaTTAAATTCACTCCCAGAGGGTCACCACAGCACACGTGCGGCATCGCTAAAGAACGGGAGTCGCGTGCTGCCCTTCACTTAATCCTGCGAGCTCGCGAGAGACGAGGAAGAGATGGGGAGGGGGCGATCGGGGATTTGTAGGGCCGACAGCTGTGTGTGGGCGTGTATTGGTTTCTCATGGGCTATTTTCGAACTGGATTTAAACGTTTCGTTTCTACCTAAAATCCATTGGAAAAGTATGCGAAAAAGCGCACGGTCACTGAAATACATACTATATTGATGACCCTCTGAGGACATCGCACATAATCTacaaaatgttgtatttatttagagaattaaaaaaaaaaaaacaagacactgATGATAGTGGTTGTCAAACATTTTTCCTGGCATTAGATAAACTTAGTCGAAAGGGATGTACTTTGACCTTTGGGCAGTCCATCCTGTCAGAATTTGCGCCTAAAACAGATATAGCCTATCGAATTAACAAGATTTAACAAGGTATTTAAAACGCTCCTCCTGCCAGCCAAATGTGCTCAACACCAAATCTGTCATGACAAAATACTTCCTTCCTTCCTAATTagttttaaaacataatacagtttagttgattaaataaattaggctacttcattaatcattaattcttacacgttttttttttgttttgttttgttattagtatAAAATACTTGTTCTTTTCTGGATGAAACGTTTGTATTGTGTTTAGTACTCATGGCGTATTTGGTCAACGACTTCCTGATCTCTGAGCGCAGTCTGCTTTGACAACTAGCGCGTGGAATCAGACCGTGTGTGTGTCCCGGCCGGGACGCGCGAGCTGTGCAGTGATGCGCGGGACTACCTGACGCTCAGGTGGAATAAAAAGGTTGATTTGAAATATGAGCTCGCTCAGGCGCACAGATAGTGCTAGTAGAGAGAGCGAGCCACCAATGCCTTGACTCGGATGTCTGGCAGCGGGTTAGCCGCGAACTAATCTGATCCATCTGGACAGTCTTCTCAATCGGAAAGAGTGGACACATTACGTGCTCAAACAGGTTACATAAGAACACCTTTGACTGAGATTCAATCACGACAAGGGTTTGCACCTGACATCTTGAAGCAGATATACACACGTACATAGAGAAGCGCATAGAATCACTTTTTGGGTGTAGTGAACCTGATACGGTTTCACTAGCACGTTTTCTCAGTAAATGAGCTGTCAGATCCGGTCACTGTCATTAACTCACCGCCTTTGAATTCCAGATGTTTTCTCAACACCACGATTTCGACATAAATCACTTTTAAGCACTATGTTTCGTCTTTAAACAAGAATACAGAGAAACcgagaaaatataaaacaattaaatgtcaaCTTTTCAAAGAACCAAAATGCTTTGATGATAGTAAGATACTTACTCACCTGTGTATTTTTCCCAAAGTTTTTCCTGCCTGAGCCTTAAAACGGTCCGGACGGATCTCCATCCTCGCGACTTCCGAGTCCGACCGGTATGCTCCTGTCCCgtgcgcctctctctctctctctctctctctctctctctctctctctctctctctctctctctctctcagatttcTCTCACGATCTGTGGTTATCCATCTAACATCCCCTGCTGGCCCGCACTTTCTTTTCGTCTCTGTCCGAGgtcctgaatatatatatatatatatatatatatatatatatatatatatatatatatatatatatatatatagttttgttggatatatttattttaattttactagggtaaaacttttttcattttatttttgctttttgaacTTGTGAACAATACacaataacatttacaaaactgCACATTACATAAAACACGTAAAATACGTATAATTGCAAATTATACGTAAAAACACGTATAATTGCAAACACACACGCATAAGAAAATGATAAAACAGATGTGTGCATAAAATAGATGTCTCATAAAGCATAAAGACATAttgacatatttttatataatctataaAAGTTTTTTAGTTATACCTTGATCATGTTACTAGCCCGTAACAGTCTAGCTACAGTAAATATCACACAATTTGTCACCTGGCTGTAAATAAAAGTTGTGTTTGGGCAATAGTTTCTCAGCATGCTGTGATGGTGCTGGAGGTGAACTGTGTGAAAGTTAATGTGCAGTATATCGCCACCTTGCGTTTACTACAGAGATATTTGCagatttaaacaataattttcaCAATTCATTAACGGTAGGCTTATTAATAGCttacacaatttaaatataactgtTTGCCAGATAACGTAAGATTAGATATGACCTAACATCTAAACCAACCGGTAGCCTATTcaggtcaaatatttattttcataataataacataaaacagaCTGAATCAACCTGTCTATATTTTTTGTATGGTTGCACGAATATACAGTGACTCTTTAGCATGGCACACAACTGCGAAGGAAATGACAAAATCTTGTTTTTAACAGGCATACATAAATTCTTACAAAGGAAGTAAACATGCAAGCACCCCCTATAATGGACATACACAAATCCAAGCATGAACAAcagcataaacattaaaaaaaaaaaaaaaaaaaaagctttcatgtTTAGTCTTGACTAAAACTTCTTGGATCAGtctaaaatatagattaaaatctTTCTGGTCAGCCTGAAATGAACTAAAAGCACGCTGAGCTTTTCCACCCATAATAACCATCATGAACCAACATGAAATGAAGCTGCCTTCTGTATTTGTGtttacacacctgattcaacctGAGGATCCACATAgcagtcatttattttaactgttcTGCATTGTTCTTCTGATATCACAGTATAATTCAATGTTACTGCAAACTGTGCACTTTGAATGcaaagccttttctttctgtGCAGTCTAAGTTTGGCATTATGGAGTCATggtttaaattgcattatatattacCTTACCAGTGTGGTTGTACAaacctgaaaatgaaaacatatatGTAGATATTCGGAGTGGCTGATGCTCTTCCATGAATTGTGCTTCCTGTTTGATAAAGTAGCTTTAAGCTAATACAGTATTTGTGCAATCTAAGGCAATTGATAGTCAGATTGTTTATACTATGATCTGTGGTTTTACTAAATACATTGTAGTATTTAACTGTCACTGAAAACTACAAAATGATTCTTGTActtacactgctgtttaaaagtttgggatctgtaagatttgtaatgtttttaaagaagtctcttctgctcattatGACTGGATTTAtctgaccaaaaatacagaaaaaaacagtaatattgtaaaaaataaaaatgcaggatTATTTGATACAGTTAAAAAGaaccatgatttatttaaaatatttttattaacaataaaacaatatgtctttattatcactttttatcaattaaagtcatccttgctgaataaaagcattcatttctttaaaaaaaaaaaagacaacaaacttttgaaagttaattgttacaaaagattcctattttgaataaatgctgttctttttattcttcaacgaatcctgaaaaaaaggcacaggttccaaaaaaatattaagcacgacaacagtttccagcactgatatcAAATCAGCATGTGAGAATGAAGGATCTGTggatctgaaggatcatgtgacactgaagactggagtaataatgctgaaaatacagttttcacaggaataaattaagctttaaagtatattaaaatagaaaaccattattttaaattgcaataatatttcacaatattactgttgttttctgtatttctgatcaaataaatacagccttcatGAGCAGAAgatcccaaaacttttgaatagcagtGTAATTTATGTCCAATATAACTATTGACATTTCATATAActctattaataatatttaatacaattttctcTTGATATTATAACGGATTCCAGGCTAGAACTAGCTTATTAATAAAGTTACTAATAGTTTCATAATCAAATAAACCTTTTACCTCTAAATACCATTTCTTTGcagaaaagtaaacaaaaacattagtattctattaatattgattattctgatatatttttaaaaacttcttCCACCAGCATGAGTATAATATCATGATGTCCTTTGGAGAAGCTGTAATCTGATATATAATTCTAAGTGTGCAcatatgttaaaggaatagttctcctaaaaatgaagatttactgaaaatgtactcaccatcaggccatccaagatgtagatgagattgtttaTTGTtctgaaaagatttggagaaatttagcattacatcacttgttcaccaatggatcccctgcagtgaatgggtgccgtcagaatgagactccaagcagctgataaaataaaatcacaataatccacaagtaatccacacaacgaAGCTGCGTGTTTgcaagaaagaaattaatcaaGATGACTTtagcttcaaatctgttccaaatGTATctatgagggtgagtacattttcagcaaatttgattTTTCTTCCTTTAAGAGGCACCTTTGCAATTGAGCACATCACTAAGTACATGTAAGGATTCAAGTACAAACCAATTCAATGATTGGTGCACTCACAAAAAGCACCCCTCTCAAATAGGGCCTTGGTTGACACATAATTTTCATGAATGTGCATTAGCATAATGAGAATAAATGTAGTCCGTCTCCCTCCACTCCATTACTGATCAATTAACAGTCTTGTTGTTTTCTGCTCAAACACCTGTTTATCTCGATTTTGTCCCTGCATTTCCTTACAGCCCAgtgtcttcctcttcctcttcctcttcctctccatcTTCCTGTTGCGGGAGCAGCACGTAATGTTCAGCACCCAGATGAAGGAAGGTGGAGCGCGGCCGATTCCTGTCTTCATCCAGTGGGGAGTGATGGTTATTTGGCTCTGGCTCAGAAGAATTGTATTTAGAGTATCGTTCTCTTGGAGGCTGAACTTCGCCCTCCTCCACTGGTAGGCTCTGTCCACCTCTGAGGAAGGACAGCAGGTAGCCAACGGGGACGGGGAGAGATGCTACGATGATCAGCGTGGAGAGCATGACCAGAGCCCATCCAGGATACTCCAGGCTAGTTTCAGATCCCTGAAAGAGAGAAATACCATCACCaacctttattaaaaaaacaaaagcaatttgataaatatgtttttgttcatacaataaaagtcaatggggtccacaACAATTGACCTTCACTATTCACCACCGTTCAATTTCATTAAAGAAActgatagttttgttttttggcccTTTAAAGGTATCTACAATCATCATTCCTTTTTTTcatagaagttaatttaaaatgttccatCTTATTTGAGAGTGTATAATACCGTGGTGTGGTTCCAAGCTGTGTAAGTGGGCCGTTTGAAGACCATGCGGAGAAGACTAGCAGCCAGCAATCCCACCATGCCAAGCAGACACACATACTTCCACAAATAGCAATAAACCACTGGAGGGCGCCAGCGCAGCATCACCTCCACATCATCCAAGAAACTGAAGAACAGCAAATACAGTGAGGATTAAAATAAGACTGCAACAGCTGATCACACAAACCGTATTTACTCCAGGATAATCACAATAGAAATCTATCATTTCACATTTCATCTCACCGATCAGCACCGTAAATCCACGCCACGCTGAcagtttcaaaaacaacaacGATGATCAGTGGCAATGTGGCAGAATAGTCATCAAACATGGTCACAAAATAGTTGCCACTTCTCTGAGTGAATAGCAGGCCAATGAAGAAGCCCAGGATACAGCTACACACTGCAAATTATACAATCATACGGCCAAGTTATGTGACATTTACAGCCAGGGCATAATATCCTTTATTATTAGTGTCTATTTGTGTGTACCCGTCAACATGGTCTTGTGGCGCCCCAGCACTCGGAAGTTGTCCATGAGTGGGGTAAGAATCCCCTGCATGGTGCCAAACATGGTGGATAGGCCCAAATTCAGCAGCATGAGGAAGAACAAAGTCGACCAAAATGGACTTGCAGGAAACAATGCCATCGCCTCCGTAAATGCTATAAACGCCAAACCCGTGCCTTCCACAccctgagagaaaaagaaagagaaacaggaaCGGCGTAGAGCGACAGTTGAACTTCCACAAACAGAAAGCATTTAATTATGATAGTGATTTACATTTAATTGATTAgaaatttaatatgaaatgaaGCTCATACATATCTGTGAACCTCACCTTGCTCATTTCTCTTTCCAGGTCACAGTCAGTGATATTTGACCCTAGCAGGCTTCCATAGTGGCTGTACCATTCTCTATAATCTTGAAGAGCCACTAATTTGGGGTCCGACATGTTGAACCATGGCCACCAATGTTGCGCTGAACCTGTTTTTGCCATTTCTGCCATCCTGACCACATTACTACAGAGTGATATtaacaaaattaagaaattagTAAATGATGTTTAGTAACAGGGAAAACTATTAGCTGGATTCGTTGTATGTAAATACATCTGAGGGgacaaaaaagatgaaaatgaataATGAGATGTATCGTTAAAAACAATGTATAACAATTAAATTGCATTGTAAATTTAATTAtgctacagttcaaaagtttggggtttgtaagttttttttttttttttagaaattaatacttttattcggtaaggatgcatcaaattaatcaaaagtgacagtaaagatataatgttacaaatatatatttcatataaatgctgctcTTGACCTTACGTCTTttcatctataaaaaaaaatgtatgtgcggttttcataaaaaatgttaagcagcaaaaacattgaTAATGACAGGAAATTTTCTGagaagcaaatcagtatattagaatgatttctgaaggatcacgtgacaccgaagactgaagtaatgatgctgaaaattcaactttgcatcacaggaataaattacattttataatatattcaaaaagaaaaagttattttaaattgtaataatatttcaaaatattactgtttttactctgtccaaatgcagctttggtgagcataagagactttgtttaaaaaaaaactttaaaaaatattactgacttttgaacagtaatgtgtgTCCTATGCACCTTTTCATAACACCTGCTTAAATTAAGGTAAGAAATTGAATACAATTGTATTTCAAGTTCAAAAAGTGAACACAGATTCTCACTTACGTTGCAACACAATTCAGAGCAATGTTCTTGGCTCTGAAACCGAGGACCACAAAGACAACCAGAGAGGCCAGTACTGAGGTCATAAAGTTGATGCCAGAGACCATGATGGCGTCCCGGTGGCAGTTGTTATGCACAGGGTTGTAGGACGAGTAAGCGATCACAGAGCCATAACCTAGACCCAGTGCAAAGAACACCTGTGTAGCAGCCTGACGCCACACCTGCACTTCCCCCCAGATCTCCAGCTAATAAAGAGAAATAGACTATGATTACACAATCacatttaaatattgcatttgaCGTGCCTTTGAATTGCACTTTATAGGAGTAGTGTGAGCTTTTGTTGTCACCTTAGGGTAAAACATATATTTGATGCCCTCTATTGCACCATCCAACATGAGCCCTCTGATGAGAAAACAGATCAGCACAGCGTAAGGAAACACTGAGGAGAAATACATCACCTGGAGAAAAGAAGAGACAGATCATTCAATGGATGAACTTTTTGTGTATTAACTTCAAGTTGATTCCATTCATTTACAAGTTTTTGCAACAATTTTTAATACACTGTGGGGATCAAATGTCTCAGGATACTAAAATCTCACAAAGATAGTGAAACACTAACATTGTAAGGAAAATGGCTTGATAAacgtaaaaaaaattgaaaataggttaggggatagaaaatatcattagctcAGTAACAAACAATGAATGTACAAGAAAAGTCCCCAGCATGATCGAGAAACAAACGTGTGTATGTTGTACGTATGTTGTACCTTGGCAGAAGACTTGATGCCCTTGATCATTGCAAGACACACGATAGCCCAAGCTGCAAGCAGGCAACCGGTCAGGATGGGGTTAAACTCTCCTGACTGATCTATGGAGTCTGAGATATCCAGAGCCTTCCTGAACCAGAAATATGAGGTAGGAGAGCTTGCTGCACATTCCTTCACTAAGACAGAAAGATGAGATGTGTTACAAAACAGCCGTACAAAAACCCTTTATATCAAAGTCACACAATATACAAAGAGTGTAATTATTAGGGATGTGCGTGAGTAACTGACTAGTATCTCAGTCATCATTAgtgaaattctattttaaatttaatattaaaatataaaaaaataatattttacatttttaacaaaatacatatttcacatacatattttagtactatttaaatgtttggggtcagcaagtttttttaaaatgtttttttaattaatttattttttaagtattttgctcaccaaagctacatttatttgatcaagaataaaGCAgtgaaattagaaattaaaataattgatttctattttaatatattttcaaatgtgatggtaaaactgaattttcagcagccattgtcacatgatccttcagaaatcattctaatatgctgatttgctgctcaagaaacatttcttgttattattaagaAACTGTTTAACAGTTGTgatgctttagtttttttgtggaaaataattttattttcaggattttatgATGAAAATATAGTTAAtgtatcaatttaatgtattcttgctgaataaaggcattcatttattaaaaaacttactgagcccaaacttttaaacatgttAAGAAATGAATCATTCCTTTTATGTGTATATGActacaaaatgaatcaaaatggccAGTTCacgtgtttatgtgtttgtgaacAACATACCTGTCTGGTTTGAGATCATATCTACAGGACACTGTTCCCATGGCAATGGATACTGGAATGAATTCCCCATATAGAACAGAGACCAGGCAATGATCACATTATAGTACAGGGCCACGAAGAAACAAACCTGCGAAAAACAAGAGCAGCATGGAAATGTATTTATCTTATGCCTGTGtagatatattattttaaaccaaaCAGAAAGTCAGAAAATATTCATTGTCAATATCTTTactatctttatatatatatatatatatatatatatatatatatatatatatatatatatatatatatatatatatatatatatgcatatgcgcCCAgtgttaaaatgcaataaaataaaaaaaataaaaatatttttcaaatattaaaatatttgttattccCATATAGAGATATTTTACCATGCAACTGGAGTAACCGATGCCAGCAAGGCGAGGTGAGATGTGTTTCCAGACACCGATGCTGCCCTGACGGATGCTCTGCCCAGCGGCCAGCTCCATGAAGAACAGAGGAACCCCGATAATAAGCAACAGCATCACATACAGTAACATAAAGGCACCTGAAGACAGAGAGTGTGTAATTACATTAACAAACATTCGATTTCACAGACACATACAATGAACAAAAGTACCTACCTCCTCCATTTTGGTGGCAGAGATAGGGGAACCTCCAGACATTGCCTAGGCCAACGCTAAAGCCCACCTGGGCAAGCACGTACTGCAGCTTACTGTCCCACGCTGGCCTGTCATCCTCCTGCCCATGGGCACCCGCAGACCCTTCTTCATCAGCCGACACCAGAGCCACGTCTGATCGACTCTCAGCCAATACACTCCCATCCTCACCATCGAGCAACGGCGGCTTCTCCATCTAGAAAGGGCACAATATTTGTCACTAAATGTTGGACAATATTCTGTCCAATGTCCAGtgttattatactattatttatataatattatagcatttctttattcatattttgaattagattttagttttcattttaatttaagtttgttttagtaattttgctatgtgctcattgtcattttttttttatttctatttatcttcaatttagttttatttcagttctatcttttatttaaatcttctctaaatcaatttttaatagttttagttaccaATAACAACACCGCTTCCAGTGTAGCTCCTTGATTTAATCATTATGGATAAAATTATGAAGCgattaatttttataatgttcCTTTCAGGTTCTTGGCAATTATATTG includes:
- the LOC109113612 gene encoding sodium-dependent neutral amino acid transporter B(0)AT2-like, which codes for MEKPPLLDGEDGSVLAESRSDVALVSADEEGSAGAHGQEDDRPAWDSKLQYVLAQVGFSVGLGNVWRFPYLCHQNGGGAFMLLYVMLLLIIGVPLFFMELAAGQSIRQGSIGVWKHISPRLAGIGYSSCMVCFFVALYYNVIIAWSLFYMGNSFQYPLPWEQCPVDMISNQTVKECAASSPTSYFWFRKALDISDSIDQSGEFNPILTGCLLAAWAIVCLAMIKGIKSSAKVMYFSSVFPYAVLICFLIRGLMLDGAIEGIKYMFYPKLEIWGEVQVWRQAATQVFFALGLGYGSVIAYSSYNPVHNNCHRDAIMVSGINFMTSVLASLVVFVVLGFRAKNIALNCVATNVVRMAEMAKTGSAQHWWPWFNMSDPKLVALQDYREWYSHYGSLLGSNITDCDLEREMSKGVEGTGLAFIAFTEAMALFPASPFWSTLFFLMLLNLGLSTMFGTMQGILTPLMDNFRVLGRHKTMLTVCSCILGFFIGLLFTQRSGNYFVTMFDDYSATLPLIIVVVFETVSVAWIYGADRFLDDVEVMLRWRPPVVYCYLWKYVCLLGMVGLLAASLLRMVFKRPTYTAWNHTTGSETSLEYPGWALVMLSTLIIVASLPVPVGYLLSFLRGGQSLPVEEGEVQPPRERYSKYNSSEPEPNNHHSPLDEDRNRPRSTFLHLGAEHYVLLPQQEDGEEEEEEEEDTGL